In a single window of the Nodularia spumigena CCY9414 genome:
- a CDS encoding TRAP transporter small permease subunit has product MERLLKIARIIDVCTERIGKLTGWLVLVMVILGVWNVSGRYLGRFIGINLTSNAYIEAQWYIFDLVFLLGAGYTLKHNEHVRVDVFYSNWPPRRKALADLLGTVLFLIPFCIMVIFFSWDTVLASWQILETSPDPDGLPRYPIKSMIIVSFVLLIFQGISQVIKNLAILLGRLEPQEEIHDTGL; this is encoded by the coding sequence TTGGAAAGACTATTAAAGATAGCCAGAATAATTGATGTCTGTACTGAACGCATTGGCAAATTGACCGGTTGGCTGGTGCTAGTCATGGTCATCCTTGGTGTATGGAATGTTTCAGGACGATACCTGGGACGGTTTATTGGCATTAACTTAACTTCTAATGCTTACATAGAAGCCCAATGGTATATTTTTGATTTAGTTTTCTTGTTGGGTGCGGGCTACACTTTAAAGCACAATGAACACGTGCGCGTTGATGTGTTTTACAGCAATTGGCCGCCTCGGCGCAAAGCACTGGCAGATTTACTGGGGACAGTATTATTTCTCATTCCATTCTGTATAATGGTGATATTTTTTTCTTGGGATACCGTTTTGGCTTCGTGGCAAATTCTGGAAACATCGCCAGATCCTGATGGTTTACCCCGCTACCCTATCAAAAGCATGATTATCGTCTCCTTTGTGTTGTTGATTTTCCAGGGAATTTCTCAGGTAATCAAAAATTTGGCTATTCTTCTAGGCAGACTCGAACCCCAGGAGGAAATTCATGACACTGGATTATGA
- a CDS encoding cytochrome b/b6 domain-containing protein, with amino-acid sequence MTSNVPVPKVKLPMQAIGAKIFHSVNIISLFLMLTSGLQIYNANPVFGGRAGLHIPPIFTLGGWLAGGRHWHFAAMWLFSLNLLWYGIYVLITRRWRRRFVGVNDLKALQKTQNSRRLAYAWHRIIYTTIIPILLLALLTGLGMYKPAQFPWIVDMFGDWQALRIVHFSSVPMVVIFTVLHSLLGRKAGGSQLTESMFW; translated from the coding sequence ATGACTTCAAACGTTCCCGTTCCCAAAGTAAAATTACCTATGCAAGCCATAGGGGCTAAGATATTCCACTCTGTTAATATCATTAGCCTATTTCTCATGCTCACCAGTGGGCTACAAATTTACAATGCTAACCCCGTATTTGGTGGACGTGCTGGTTTACACATTCCCCCCATATTTACATTAGGAGGTTGGTTAGCAGGAGGTAGACACTGGCACTTTGCGGCTATGTGGTTATTCTCTTTAAATCTCCTCTGGTATGGAATTTATGTTTTAATTACCCGACGCTGGCGACGTAGATTTGTTGGTGTTAATGACCTGAAAGCATTACAAAAAACTCAAAATTCTCGGCGTTTAGCTTATGCGTGGCATCGCATCATATATACAACAATTATTCCTATTTTACTGTTAGCATTACTTACAGGACTAGGTATGTATAAACCCGCCCAATTTCCCTGGATTGTCGATATGTTTGGCGATTGGCAAGCATTACGCATCGTGCATTTTTCATCAGTCCCAATGGTAGTTATATTTACGGTTCTTCACTCATTACTAGGACGAAAAGCCGGAGGTTCTCAACTTACTGAATCCATGTTTTGGTAA
- a CDS encoding molybdopterin-dependent oxidoreductase gives MNLHYIQRRQFLKISGLSSISLLLGGCGTPLFEDIVGPLSEPLNRKVGELIFQPQKPVPEFALSQVKPEELIVNTFRSTPIIDPNKYRLIIDGEVNNPLSLSLAEIQALPLSSMIIRHICVEGWAAIVQWGGVCLREIIALAEPQANVRFAYFKSADGYYESWDIASALHPQTLLAYEKNGAALPVENGAPLRLASPIKLGYKQSKWVTKISLLSSLSPFKGYWEDQGYDWFAGL, from the coding sequence ATGAATTTACATTACATACAGCGTCGTCAATTTCTCAAAATTTCGGGATTATCTAGCATAAGTTTACTTTTAGGTGGTTGTGGTACACCATTATTTGAAGATATAGTCGGACCACTTTCTGAACCACTAAATCGCAAAGTCGGGGAATTAATATTTCAACCTCAAAAGCCTGTCCCAGAGTTTGCGCTGAGTCAAGTTAAACCAGAAGAATTGATAGTTAATACTTTTAGAAGTACGCCAATTATTGACCCAAATAAATATCGTTTAATTATTGATGGTGAAGTTAACAACCCTCTTAGCCTCAGCTTGGCTGAAATTCAAGCTTTACCACTAAGTTCTATGATTATTCGTCATATTTGCGTAGAAGGTTGGGCGGCTATAGTACAGTGGGGTGGTGTATGTCTACGAGAAATTATCGCTCTGGCTGAACCTCAAGCTAATGTCCGGTTTGCTTATTTTAAATCGGCTGATGGTTATTATGAAAGTTGGGATATAGCTTCAGCTTTACATCCTCAGACTTTGTTAGCTTATGAAAAGAACGGTGCAGCTTTACCAGTTGAGAATGGTGCGCCTTTACGTTTAGCTTCGCCGATTAAACTTGGTTATAAGCAGAGTAAATGGGTGACTAAAATCTCGCTTTTGAGTAGTTTATCACCCTTCAAGGGCTATTGGGAAGATCAGGGTTATGATTGGTTTGCCGGACTTTAG
- a CDS encoding bifunctional orotidine-5'-phosphate decarboxylase/orotate phosphoribosyltransferase codes for MNFFDKLQGSISQNQSLLFVGLDPNPEMMPKHYKSQDVISDLHNWLQFIITETVDFVCAYKPTLGFYEALGVPGLELLQKTLAAIPSHIPIILDAKHSDLNTSTVFARAVFTEWNVDAITLSPYTGQDHVAPFLVYPDKAVFILCCTTNLGAEALQQYPTNESPLYLQVVKESKNWGTPEQLGLEVGTINAEVLALIRAVAPERIIMARSIWAEGSHLNQILEAGLSANGDGLLIPVPQDMLSQPNLAENIQALRAEINQGKTEIVRDASTCAVWLPDVSVSTQHPQQDLILQLYDVGCIMFGSFVQASGATFPYYIDLRKIISNPQVFNQVLSAYEEILNSLNFDRLAGIPYGSLPTATGLSLRLHCPMIYPRKEVKAHGTRRLIEGSFYPGETVVVVDDILITGKSVMEGAEKLKSAGLNVQDIVVLIDHENGVQDRLLDNGYRGHSVFTLSEITETLYQAGRINQEQFLAFKESEE; via the coding sequence ATGAACTTTTTTGATAAATTGCAGGGTAGCATATCACAAAATCAAAGCTTACTTTTTGTAGGACTTGACCCAAATCCAGAGATGATGCCAAAGCATTATAAATCTCAGGATGTTATCTCTGATTTGCATAATTGGTTACAATTTATTATTACCGAAACGGTTGATTTTGTCTGTGCTTATAAGCCAACTTTGGGATTTTATGAAGCTTTGGGAGTTCCGGGTTTAGAACTGCTGCAAAAAACTTTAGCGGCTATTCCCAGTCATATTCCTATTATTTTGGATGCTAAACATAGTGACTTAAATACCAGTACGGTTTTTGCTCGTGCAGTATTTACAGAATGGAATGTAGATGCTATCACTCTCAGTCCCTATACAGGTCAAGACCATGTAGCACCATTTTTAGTTTACCCTGATAAAGCAGTATTTATTTTATGTTGTACTACTAATTTAGGTGCAGAAGCTTTACAACAATATCCCACAAATGAATCACCTCTTTATTTACAGGTGGTGAAGGAGTCGAAAAATTGGGGAACTCCTGAACAATTGGGTTTGGAAGTAGGTACGATAAATGCTGAAGTTTTGGCGCTAATTCGGGCGGTTGCGCCTGAGAGGATAATTATGGCGCGTAGCATTTGGGCTGAGGGAAGTCATCTCAATCAAATTTTAGAAGCTGGTTTGAGTGCTAATGGTGATGGGTTATTGATTCCGGTTCCTCAAGATATGTTGAGTCAACCAAATTTAGCTGAAAATATTCAGGCTTTACGTGCAGAAATTAATCAAGGGAAAACTGAAATTGTGCGTGATGCTTCTACCTGTGCTGTGTGGTTACCTGATGTTTCTGTTTCAACTCAACATCCCCAACAAGATTTGATTTTACAACTTTATGATGTTGGTTGTATTATGTTTGGCAGTTTTGTACAAGCATCGGGAGCTACTTTTCCTTATTACATTGATTTACGGAAAATTATTTCTAATCCTCAAGTTTTTAATCAAGTTCTCAGTGCTTATGAGGAGATTTTGAATTCTCTGAATTTTGATCGGTTAGCAGGTATTCCCTACGGTTCTTTACCCACTGCGACTGGTTTATCTTTGCGTCTTCATTGTCCGATGATTTATCCCCGGAAGGAGGTAAAAGCACACGGAACTCGGAGGTTAATTGAGGGTAGTTTTTATCCTGGTGAAACTGTGGTGGTGGTTGATGATATTTTGATCACTGGTAAAAGTGTGATGGAAGGTGCTGAAAAGTTAAAGTCAGCAGGATTGAATGTTCAGGATATTGTAGTATTGATTGACCATGAAAATGGTGTGCAAGACAGATTGCTAGATAATGGTTATCGAGGTCATTCTGTTTTTACTCTTTCGGAAATTACAGAAACGCTTTATCAGGCTGGTAGAATTAATCAGGAACAGTTTTTAGCTTTTAAGGAAAGTGAAGAATAG
- a CDS encoding AI-2E family transporter, protein MSISLKELLKWLILTLLFPIVFLNFWLIFLFLKSFQELVTIFILATLLAFILNYPVKFFEKAGVNRNYAVALVLISALVIFAVFGIVLLPIILPQFNEMVKLLPQWIDASGEKFQLLNNWAISHGLNINFSEIISDFTERLPNELENITDNLFSIFIETVDSVSDILITVVLTFYILLDSPRIWSGIFKKLPWSFTDKVQRSLQQNFQNYLIGQVTLASLMGCLLTVIFLVFQVQFGLIFGLGVGIFSLIPFGDVVSISLITLIIAAQNFWLAVKVLAVAVVTDQFIDQAIAPRLLGKFTGLRPIWVLVALLLGTSIGGLLGLLIAVPIAGFIKDTLDGFSEPDDSTCTVTDAEIPEILNQEPTS, encoded by the coding sequence ATGTCTATTTCACTAAAAGAATTGCTAAAATGGTTAATATTAACGTTGCTTTTTCCGATAGTATTTCTCAATTTTTGGCTAATATTTCTATTTTTAAAGTCATTTCAAGAGTTGGTAACAATTTTTATCTTGGCTACTTTGCTGGCTTTTATTTTGAATTATCCTGTGAAGTTTTTTGAAAAAGCTGGTGTTAACCGGAATTATGCAGTAGCCTTAGTATTGATATCTGCTTTGGTAATTTTCGCGGTTTTTGGTATAGTTTTGTTACCTATCATTTTGCCGCAATTCAATGAAATGGTTAAATTACTGCCTCAATGGATTGATGCAAGTGGTGAAAAATTTCAACTTCTGAATAACTGGGCTATTAGCCACGGTTTAAACATTAATTTTAGTGAGATTATCAGTGATTTCACAGAGCGTTTGCCAAATGAATTGGAGAATATCACCGATAACCTTTTCAGTATTTTTATAGAAACTGTTGATAGTGTTTCTGATATTTTAATTACAGTAGTATTGACTTTTTATATTTTATTAGATAGTCCAAGGATTTGGTCAGGGATATTTAAAAAATTGCCTTGGAGTTTTACTGATAAAGTACAGCGATCGCTTCAGCAAAATTTTCAAAATTATTTGATTGGTCAGGTAACTTTAGCCTCGCTGATGGGATGTTTATTAACAGTGATATTTTTAGTTTTCCAAGTTCAGTTCGGTTTAATCTTTGGTTTGGGTGTGGGAATATTCAGCTTAATTCCCTTTGGTGATGTTGTTAGTATTAGTTTAATTACTTTAATTATAGCAGCACAGAATTTTTGGTTGGCGGTGAAAGTTTTAGCTGTGGCTGTGGTGACTGACCAGTTTATTGACCAGGCGATCGCACCTCGGCTTTTAGGTAAATTTACAGGACTAAGGCCAATATGGGTGTTGGTTGCTTTGTTGCTCGGAACCTCTATTGGCGGGTTGTTGGGATTGTTAATTGCTGTACCCATAGCTGGATTTATTAAAGATACCTTAGATGGCTTTTCTGAGCCTGATGATAGCACTTGCACTGTTACAGATGCAGAAATACCAGAGATATTAAATCAGGAACCGACATCTTAA
- a CDS encoding histidine phosphatase family protein, whose translation MTRVIIVRHGQSSYNTERRIQGRTDVSRLTEKGGADASKVGKALSNISFNAIYSSPLQRAKKTADIIYSELAPDSKQSVAPQISEQLMEIDLPLWAEMLSADVKEKFTEDYRTWKERPHELQMLVKDGEGTKEHFPVLAIYQQARLFWQEILSRHQGQTILIVGHNGINRALISTALGIPPSRYHCLQQSNCGISVLNFVGGLGEPVQLESMNQTQHMGEAFPSLRPNHQGVRLLLVRHGETEWNRQTRFQGQIDIPLNDNGRKQAQTAGEFLQDVEIDFAVSSSMLRPKETAELILDHHPHVNLELQDGLREISHGLWEGKLEKEIEEEFPGELQRWRLMPAEVQMPQGENLQQVWERSVATWQSIVQAALTNQLKTGLIVAHDATNKTLLCHVLGLSTENFWNFRQGNGAVSVIDYPSGLNGLPVLQAMNITSHLSGGVLDKTAAGAL comes from the coding sequence ATGACTCGTGTCATCATTGTGCGCCACGGACAAAGCAGCTATAACACCGAGCGGCGAATCCAGGGACGCACCGACGTGTCAAGATTAACAGAAAAAGGTGGTGCTGATGCCAGTAAAGTAGGAAAAGCCCTCAGCAATATTTCATTTAATGCTATTTATAGCAGTCCTCTCCAGCGAGCCAAAAAAACCGCCGATATTATCTATAGTGAGTTAGCACCTGATTCTAAACAGTCTGTTGCGCCGCAAATTTCCGAGCAGTTGATGGAAATTGATTTGCCTTTGTGGGCAGAAATGCTCAGTGCTGATGTCAAGGAAAAGTTTACCGAAGACTACCGCACCTGGAAAGAACGTCCCCATGAACTGCAAATGTTGGTGAAGGATGGAGAAGGGACAAAAGAACATTTTCCTGTCCTGGCTATCTATCAACAAGCGCGGTTGTTTTGGCAAGAAATTTTGTCACGTCATCAAGGACAAACCATCCTGATAGTCGGACATAATGGCATTAATCGCGCCCTGATTAGTACAGCATTGGGTATTCCCCCTAGTCGCTACCATTGCCTACAGCAATCTAATTGTGGCATCAGTGTATTGAATTTTGTCGGTGGTTTAGGAGAACCAGTCCAACTAGAATCGATGAATCAAACGCAACACATGGGAGAAGCTTTTCCCTCCTTGCGACCGAATCATCAGGGAGTGCGATTGTTGTTGGTACGTCATGGAGAAACCGAATGGAATCGCCAAACCAGATTTCAGGGACAAATTGATATCCCGTTGAATGATAATGGTAGGAAACAGGCGCAAACAGCCGGCGAATTTTTGCAAGACGTGGAAATTGACTTTGCTGTGAGTAGTTCAATGCTGCGCCCGAAAGAAACAGCAGAACTGATCTTGGATCACCATCCTCATGTAAATTTAGAATTACAAGATGGTTTAAGAGAAATCAGTCACGGACTTTGGGAAGGAAAACTAGAAAAAGAGATAGAGGAAGAATTTCCCGGAGAGTTACAGCGCTGGCGACTTATGCCAGCAGAAGTACAAATGCCTCAAGGGGAAAACTTGCAGCAGGTTTGGGAACGTAGTGTAGCAACTTGGCAATCAATTGTACAAGCGGCATTAACAAATCAACTCAAAACTGGATTAATAGTGGCTCACGATGCTACTAATAAAACCTTGCTGTGTCATGTTCTGGGTTTATCAACAGAAAACTTCTGGAATTTCCGCCAAGGTAATGGTGCTGTTAGCGTCATCGATTACCCATCGGGACTAAATGGTTTACCAGTGCTACAAGCAATGAACATTACCAGTCATTTGAGTGGCGGTGTACTCGATAAAACTGCGGCTGGAGCCTTGTAA
- a CDS encoding dihydroorotase, with protein sequence MRELLQQVRIIDSELETDKIADVLIADGKIKAVAPEISDISSDTQIKDCRGLILGTGLVDLYSHSSEPGFEERETLSSLLQAAAAGGFTRVSILPDTSPAIDHPAIVAQLRQKAGEMVNIPHFHIWGAMTLDLAGKQLTELADLAAAGVVGFTDGKPWENLGFVRRVLEYLQPFGKPVAFSPGDRLLSANGVVREGTQALRLGLPPIPASAETTAIASLLELVAAIGTPVHIMRVSTERSVELIAAAKAQGLPITASTTWMHLLLDTTAIKSYNTSLHLEPPLGNASDVEALRAGVRAGVIDAIAIDHAAYTYEEKVQAFAESPPGAIGFELALPLLWQNLVETGKFTALELWQALSTKPAICLQQKPSLITPEQKAEVTLFNPQETWKVEKKNLHTLSSNTPWLGQEIKGRVVQIWA encoded by the coding sequence ATGAGAGAACTGCTACAACAAGTAAGGATAATTGATTCAGAGTTAGAAACTGATAAAATAGCTGATGTCCTCATAGCCGATGGTAAAATTAAAGCCGTCGCCCCAGAGATTTCTGATATTAGTTCTGATACTCAAATTAAAGATTGTCGGGGACTAATTCTTGGTACTGGATTAGTCGATTTGTATAGTCACTCGAGCGAACCAGGATTTGAAGAACGAGAAACCCTGTCATCTCTATTACAAGCTGCTGCTGCTGGTGGTTTTACGAGAGTTAGCATTTTACCTGATACTTCTCCAGCTATTGATCATCCGGCGATTGTGGCACAGTTGCGGCAGAAAGCCGGGGAAATGGTTAATATACCCCATTTTCACATCTGGGGTGCGATGACTCTGGATTTGGCTGGGAAGCAATTGACAGAATTAGCAGATTTGGCTGCTGCGGGTGTGGTGGGTTTTACAGATGGTAAGCCTTGGGAAAATTTAGGGTTTGTGCGCCGGGTGCTGGAGTATCTCCAACCGTTCGGGAAACCAGTAGCATTTTCTCCAGGCGATCGCTTACTATCAGCCAATGGAGTGGTGCGCGAAGGAACGCAAGCGCTGCGTTTGGGTTTACCACCAATCCCAGCCAGTGCCGAAACTACGGCGATCGCATCTTTGTTAGAATTAGTAGCAGCCATCGGTACGCCAGTCCATATCATGCGCGTCTCTACAGAGCGCAGTGTGGAACTCATCGCCGCAGCTAAGGCTCAGGGTTTACCCATCACCGCCAGCACTACTTGGATGCATTTATTGCTTGACACCACAGCAATTAAAAGTTATAATACTAGCCTGCATTTAGAGCCACCGTTAGGTAATGCCAGTGATGTAGAGGCTTTACGTGCAGGGGTAAGAGCAGGGGTGATAGATGCGATCGCCATTGATCATGCAGCTTACACCTATGAGGAGAAAGTCCAAGCCTTTGCGGAATCGCCTCCTGGAGCAATTGGTTTTGAGTTAGCATTACCGTTGCTATGGCAAAATTTAGTAGAAACTGGTAAATTTACAGCCTTAGAATTATGGCAAGCTCTCAGCACTAAACCAGCAATATGTTTACAACAGAAACCGAGTTTAATTACTCCTGAGCAAAAAGCCGAAGTTACCTTATTTAATCCCCAGGAGACATGGAAGGTGGAAAAGAAAAATCTTCACACCCTTTCTAGTAATACACCTTGGCTAGGACAAGAAATTAAAGGTCGGGTTGTGCAAATTTGGGCATAA
- the era gene encoding GTPase Era produces the protein MTVELKVTSIDNHNFSFSGEVSIPQAPPEFKSGFIGIIGRPNVGKSTLMNQLVGQKIAITSPIAQTTRNRLRGILTTPEAQLIFVDTPGIHKPHHQLGQVLVKNARNAIDSVDVVLFVVDGSVACGAGDRFIADLLVRTETPVILGLNKIDQQPPNFQPIDDSYQALAETQQWPIVKFSAQTGAGLPELQQLLIEHLETGPFYYPPDLVTDQPERFIMGELIREQILLLTREEVPHSVAIAIDRVDESPTITRILATIHVERDSQKGILIGKGGSMLKAIGSEAREQIQKLIAGKVYLELFVKVQEKWRQSRMTLAELGYRVEE, from the coding sequence ATGACGGTGGAGCTAAAGGTGACTAGTATTGATAATCACAACTTCTCTTTTTCAGGAGAAGTATCTATCCCCCAGGCTCCTCCTGAATTTAAATCAGGTTTTATTGGCATTATTGGTCGCCCAAATGTCGGTAAATCTACTTTGATGAATCAATTAGTAGGACAAAAAATTGCGATCACGTCGCCCATCGCCCAAACTACACGCAATCGTTTGCGAGGGATTTTAACTACACCAGAGGCGCAGTTAATTTTTGTAGATACACCAGGAATTCATAAACCCCATCATCAATTGGGACAAGTCCTGGTGAAAAATGCCCGCAATGCCATTGATTCAGTGGATGTGGTACTGTTTGTAGTAGATGGATCAGTAGCTTGTGGTGCTGGCGATCGCTTTATTGCTGATTTGCTGGTTCGTACTGAAACCCCAGTAATTTTGGGTTTAAATAAAATTGACCAACAACCCCCAAATTTTCAGCCGATTGATGATAGTTACCAAGCTTTGGCTGAAACCCAACAATGGCCGATAGTCAAATTTTCCGCCCAGACTGGTGCAGGATTACCAGAACTGCAACAATTATTAATTGAACATTTAGAAACCGGGCCGTTTTATTATCCCCCCGACTTGGTAACCGACCAACCGGAACGTTTTATCATGGGTGAATTGATTCGCGAACAGATTTTACTGTTAACCCGTGAAGAAGTTCCTCATTCAGTAGCGATCGCTATTGATAGAGTAGATGAATCACCCACTATTACCCGTATACTTGCAACCATACACGTAGAGCGAGATTCCCAAAAAGGTATTCTCATTGGTAAAGGTGGGTCAATGCTCAAAGCCATTGGTAGCGAAGCCCGCGAACAAATTCAAAAGCTAATTGCTGGTAAAGTCTATCTAGAATTGTTCGTGAAAGTACAAGAAAAATGGCGACAATCGCGCATGACTTTAGCAGAGTTAGGCTACCGTGTGGAAGAATAG
- a CDS encoding carotenoid oxygenase family protein, whose product MTTTEINPYLNHNFAPVRDEITTDTLKVIGELPANLSGMFVRNGPNPQWSPIGKYHWFDGDGMLHGVRISNGQATYCNRYVRTKGWKIEQEAGKAVWSGLLEPPQMDNPHGGYKNTANTALVWHAGQMLALNEGGAPHAIKLPDLQTIGEYTYNNQLVSAFTAHPKVDPKNGEMMFFGYSFAPPYLQYSIVSAAGEIVKTVPIDLPMGVMMHDFAITENYTIFMDLPLTFSPERAQRGEPAMMFESDVYDGLRLRPSRFGIIPRHGDNSNIRWFESSPCYVFHTLNAYEDQDEIVLVACRMSSTSVLKADDSQTDPEADIPRLHRWRFNLSTGKVQEEMLDDVSAEFPRINENLLGQATRYGYAGRMDNSPLPLFDGLIKYDLNNGKSQTHAFKQGCYGGEAVFAPSIGAKHEDDGWLITFVHDEALQKSEIVVLNAQDVTAEPVARVLIPQRVPYGFHGTWVSEEQLSKTV is encoded by the coding sequence ATGACCACCACAGAAATTAATCCGTATCTCAATCATAACTTTGCCCCAGTCCGGGACGAAATCACCACCGATACCCTGAAAGTCATCGGTGAGTTACCCGCCAACTTATCGGGGATGTTTGTCCGCAATGGTCCCAATCCCCAGTGGTCACCTATTGGGAAGTATCATTGGTTTGATGGCGATGGGATGTTACACGGTGTCAGAATTAGCAACGGTCAAGCCACTTATTGCAATCGCTACGTCCGAACCAAAGGATGGAAAATAGAACAAGAAGCAGGTAAAGCTGTCTGGTCTGGATTATTGGAACCACCGCAGATGGATAATCCTCATGGTGGATACAAAAACACCGCCAATACAGCCTTAGTTTGGCACGCTGGTCAGATGTTAGCACTCAATGAAGGCGGTGCGCCTCACGCTATCAAACTTCCAGATTTACAGACTATTGGTGAATATACTTATAATAATCAGCTAGTTTCTGCCTTTACAGCCCATCCCAAGGTAGATCCAAAAAACGGTGAAATGATGTTTTTTGGTTACTCATTTGCCCCACCATACCTGCAATACAGCATAGTTTCAGCCGCAGGTGAAATCGTCAAGACAGTGCCAATTGACCTGCCAATGGGGGTGATGATGCATGATTTTGCCATCACCGAAAATTATACAATATTTATGGATTTGCCCCTAACATTCAGCCCAGAAAGAGCGCAACGGGGAGAACCTGCGATGATGTTTGAGAGCGATGTCTACGACGGGCTACGCCTACGCCCCAGTCGCTTTGGCATTATCCCCCGTCATGGCGACAACAGTAATATCAGATGGTTTGAAAGTTCTCCTTGCTACGTCTTCCATACCCTCAACGCCTACGAAGATCAAGACGAAATAGTCCTAGTCGCCTGTCGCATGAGTTCCACTAGCGTCTTGAAGGCTGATGATTCCCAAACCGACCCAGAAGCAGATATTCCCCGCTTACATCGCTGGCGATTTAACCTCAGCACAGGAAAAGTGCAAGAAGAAATGCTAGACGATGTATCAGCAGAATTTCCCCGCATTAACGAAAACCTCTTGGGGCAAGCAACCCGATACGGTTATGCTGGCAGAATGGACAATAGTCCTCTACCACTGTTCGATGGTTTAATTAAATATGACCTGAACAATGGCAAATCCCAAACCCATGCATTTAAACAGGGATGTTATGGGGGTGAAGCTGTATTTGCTCCCAGTATTGGGGCTAAACATGAAGATGATGGCTGGTTAATTACTTTTGTTCACGATGAAGCTTTACAAAAATCGGAAATTGTGGTATTAAACGCCCAAGATGTCACCGCCGAACCTGTAGCGCGGGTACTAATTCCCCAAAGAGTCCCCTATGGCTTCCACGGTACTTGGGTTTCTGAAGAACAGTTGAGCAAGACCGTATAA
- a CDS encoding LptF/LptG family permease, producing the protein MDRYFTKELVAPFLFGVGAFSSLGVTIDAVFELVRKIVESGLPISIAIQVFLLKFPNFIVLAFPMSTLLATLMTYSRLSGESELIAMRGCGVSVYRMVLTAVMLSLVVTGITFIFNEQIAPAANYQATVTLEKALKSDRPTFQQSNIFYPEYRDVEQPDGSRNRILARLFYADQFDGKQMKGLTIIDRTTEGLNQIVVSESAQWNASDNVWDFYNGTVYLVAPDSSYRNILRFEHQQLQLPRTPLNLVERRRDSGEMNIRESLEQLEIQRIGGDRKEIRKLQVRIQQKFSLPFVCVVFGLVGSAMGSRPQRSGRGTSFGVSVIVIFTYYLIFFISGAMGQAGVLSPFMGAWLPNFLFLGIGLFLLMRVAER; encoded by the coding sequence ATGGATCGCTACTTTACCAAGGAATTGGTAGCACCATTTTTATTTGGTGTGGGAGCATTTTCATCCCTGGGTGTGACTATTGATGCTGTGTTTGAGCTAGTGAGGAAAATTGTTGAGTCTGGATTGCCAATCAGCATTGCAATTCAGGTATTTTTGTTAAAGTTTCCCAATTTTATTGTCTTAGCCTTCCCCATGTCTACGCTGCTGGCTACTTTGATGACTTATAGTCGTCTTTCGGGCGAGAGCGAACTAATTGCTATGCGTGGCTGTGGGGTCAGTGTTTATCGCATGGTGCTAACGGCTGTAATGTTGAGTCTGGTGGTGACGGGGATAACATTTATCTTTAATGAGCAAATCGCACCAGCAGCAAATTACCAAGCAACAGTTACTCTGGAAAAAGCCCTCAAGTCAGACAGACCGACTTTTCAGCAGTCCAATATCTTTTATCCTGAATACCGAGACGTTGAACAACCAGATGGTAGCAGGAACAGAATATTGGCACGCTTATTTTATGCTGACCAGTTTGATGGTAAGCAAATGAAGGGTTTAACAATTATAGACCGCACTACAGAAGGTTTAAATCAAATTGTGGTATCTGAATCTGCCCAGTGGAATGCTTCTGACAATGTTTGGGATTTTTACAACGGTACGGTCTATTTAGTAGCTCCAGATAGCTCCTATCGCAATATTTTACGGTTTGAACACCAACAACTGCAACTGCCTCGCACACCATTAAATTTAGTTGAGAGAAGGCGAGATTCTGGCGAAATGAATATTAGGGAGTCTTTAGAACAATTAGAAATACAACGTATCGGTGGCGACAGGAAAGAAATTCGCAAACTGCAAGTACGTATCCAACAAAAATTTTCTTTGCCATTTGTCTGTGTAGTCTTTGGCTTGGTAGGTTCAGCTATGGGAAGCAGACCTCAGCGTAGCGGACGAGGTACAAGTTTTGGTGTGAGTGTCATTGTAATTTTTACGTATTATTTAATTTTCTTTATTAGTGGCGCAATGGGACAAGCTGGTGTTTTATCTCCTTTTATGGGAGCTTGGCTACCGAATTTCCTGTTTTTAGGCATAGGTTTATTCTTATTGATGCGGGTCGCTGAACGGTAA